The Halobacillus ihumii genomic sequence TTAATTAGTGAAAAATCTGCACAAATGCGTGCGGATTTTTTTATGGAGAAATTTGACGGGTGAGAGGCAAAAGGATACGCTTAAAGGCGGATATCATTTTACTAAAATAGATGGGGGAACGGCGATGAGAAAACTAACAACGATTCTCATGATCATCCCGTTTCTTCTTTTTGGCGCGCTTACGACGGACGCTGCTGAAAAAGAAGAGCGAACTTGGCAAGGAGAAAGCGTCTATCATATAATGGTAGATCGATTTATGAACGGCAGTAACAGCAATGACCACAATGTTGATCCGAAAGACCCGAAAGCTTATCATGGCGGGGATTTACAAGGGGGTATCGAGAAACTCGATTATATTAAGAAAATGGGGTTTACGACCATTTCTCTGTCGCCGATTATGGCGAATGAGTCAGGCGGATTTCATGGCCACTGGGTGGAAGATTTTACGTCGGTAGAGGACCATTTTGGCACATTAGCGGATGCCAAACGGCTGGTGGAAGAAGTACATAAGCGCGATATGAAAATTTTATTTGAATTTATCGTCAATAATACGGGTCAGCAGCACCCGTGGTTGGACGATCCAGAAAAGGAAGATTGGTTTCACGAGGGGGCATCAGAAGGTCAACAAGGCTGGAAGTCAGAGCTGCCTGATTTGAACACAGCGAACCCGGATGTGAAACAGTATTTATTTGAAACTGCTGAATTTTGGATCAATGAGACAGGTGTAGACGGTTTCCGATTAGACAGTGCAGGTGAGGTTTCTAAAGATTTCTGGAGTGACTTTTCTCAGCATGTGAAGTCGATCGATCAGGACTTCTTTTTACTGGGAGAAGTACAAAGCCGTGATTTTCAAAGTATTGCCGAATACCAATCAACTGGGATCGATGCTTTTGTGAATCTTCCGTTTTACCACACAGCATCCGAAACCTTCAAACAAGCGGGACAGCCATTGGATGAATTGTACTCCGTTTGGGAACGAAGCAAACAAGTTGGCGATCCAAAACTGATGGTGAACTTTCTTGATTATGCAGGAAGTGAACGGTTTACGAGAAAGGCTGTTGAAGCGGGGCACAATCCGATCACACGCTGGAAATTAGGGTTAACTTATTTGTTTACTTCTCCTGGAATTCCTTCCGTGTTGTATGGTTCAGAAATTCCCCTTGATGGTGCTGAACCGCCAGCTAATTTAGGGATGATGAATTTTAAAGTTCAGAATGAGGAGCTTAACCATTATCTTGAAAAATTGAATTCGATTCGAAAAGAATTTCCAGCGATCGCAAAGGGAAACTTTATCGAGCTGTATAATCAGGATGGCTTAGCTGTATTCAAGAGAACTTATAAGGACGAAACGATGGTGATCGCGATTAATAATTCGACAGAAACGAGAGTCGCCAATTTGACCAACCTGCCTGAAGACATGCAAATGCGAGGTCTGATGCTTGATGGCCTTGTCCGCCCATCCGATCAAGGAGTGTACAAACTGGGAATGGAACGCGAAACGGCAGATGTTTTTGTGATAGAACCTAACGACGGGCTCAACTGGGCATTTATCGGCTTTGCAGGAGGAATCTTCCTGCTATTTGTTGTCGGAGTTATTGTCGTTAGTGTAAAAAATAAGCGGAGCAATGAGTCATAAGGGCATGCGGTTTTAGAAAAAAGAAACATCAACTGAATTCAGTCGATGTTTCTTTTTCTATTTAGGAGGGGCGTTTAAAAAGAACAAGGCGATTGTTCCTGGGCCAGCATGGGCGCCAATCACGGCACCGATCATGTCAATTTCCACTTGGGTGGCTCCGCATTCGGATTTGATTAAATCAGCCAGTTTTTCAGCCGTCTCAATATTATCCCCGTGACTGATGGCAATCCGCTGCTGCTCTAATTGCTGACCTCTTTCCTGCATAACTTCGACCATCCGCTTTAAAACTTTCTTGGAGCCGCGGATCTTTTCTAAAGGAATCAGTTTCCCGTCTTCTACGTGTAGGAGAGGTTTTATTTTTAAGAGACTGCCGACAAAGGCGGCCGTTTTGCTGACGCGACCGCCGCGATATAAATATTCGAGATCATCAACGGTGAAAATATGTTCCATATGTTCGATATAGTAGTTGCTCACTTCGATAATGTCATCGAAGGATCCGCCATTCTCTGCTAACTCAGCTGCTCTGATGGCAATTAGACCGTAGCCTAAGGAAGCAGCTTTTGTATCAATGACTTCAAACTGGGCGTCAGGATACTCTTCTTTGATTTCTTGTTCAATCATCTTGGCCGTTTGATATGTGCCTGAGAGCTCTGAGGAGAGGGCATAATAAATGAATGGCTGATGGCTCTCAACATATTTCAGGAAGGTTTCCCGGAATAAGTTTGGTGAAACTTGCGAAGTCTTCGGGGCTTCCCCTTCTTTCATTAACTTATAAACCTCTTTAGGGGTAATGGTTTGTCCGTCTTGAAATTCCTGGTCCCCAATGGTTACACCGAGAGAAACTCGATCCAGATTATAGTTATGTAATGTTTCTTCCGACAGATCACTGGCTGAGTCACATAGAATTTGAATCCTCATGTTTATCACCTGCATTCTTTTAATTTTGTTATGTTAAGTTTAGAGTGAAGAACCTGGTTAGTCAAAGTATATTCAAAAAGATGGGATTATTGACGTTCTTTTATGGGAATCCATAAATAAAGGCTTGATTTTAGTTCGTACCGGTGATAAAACAGAATAGTGTTATACGAATGGTAAGGAGGCTGCTATGTTTTCATTTGAATCTAGAAGAATCATAATTGTTATTTTTGGGGCAGTGCTGAATGCGATCTCACTTAACCTCTTTTTAATTGAAGCAAATGTATATGCGAGTGGATTTACCGGGGTAGCCCAGTTAATGACAAGTATTCTTCAAGACTTTTTTAACGTATCCATTGTCAGTACTGGTCTTATTTTATTTATACTTAATATACCTGTTGCCATCCTCGGATGGTTCAAAGTTGGAAAAGGGTTTACGGTTTACAGTGTCATCTCTGTAGCCTTTACAACTCTTTTTCTTGAACTTATTCCGGTGATGCAACTGTCCGAAGATATCATCTTGAACGCTGTATTTGGCGGTGTAATTGGTGGTGTTGGTGTTGGAATCACGCTAAAATGGGGTGCTTCTACTGGCGGTCTGGATATTATTGCGATGATTTTATCGCGAATGAAGGATCGGCCGATTGGAATTTACTTCCTGATTATCAACAGTGTGATTATTGCGGTAGCCGGTTTTTTATATTTACCGGAAAATGCTTTGTATACACTTTTAACACTTTATGTAACAACTCGTGTGATCGATGCTGTTCATACACGTCATGAGAAGCTGACAGCGATGATTATTACGACACAAGCTGCAGATTTAGAAAAAGCTATTCATGGTAAAATGGTAAGAGGGATTACGACCTTACCTGCAAAAGGGGCATTTACCCAGCAGGACAAGAATATGCTTGTAATGGTTATTACAAGGTATGAGTTGTATGATTTGCAGCACATTATTACAGAGGTAGATCCTCAAGCTTTTACTAATATTGTGCAGACGACCGGCATATTTGGCTTTTTTAGAAAAGATGACAAATAGTTGTATGGGAATACCAAAAGGATGTGATGACGCTGAAGAAGCTGTCGCCGATCATGATAGGACTTATGATCATATTGTTAGTGGCATGCTCAGACTCAAATTCGGAATCTACTTCAGGTGGGGATGAGGAAATGAACAAAAAGGACCAACCCGTTGGAAATGAAGCTCCACAGTACAATGTGATACCTTTCATTGAACAACTTGCGTTTGATGCAAGCGTAAAAGCGGATGAAAATCAAGTTAATGTCCAATTCTCGTTAACGAATGAAGCAGATGAAGCGGTGATTCTCGGGTTCAGCTCCAGTCAATTGTATGAAATCACCATTGTGAACGAGGCGGGGGAAACGGTCTATAAATATTCTGAGGGTCAAATGTTTGCCCAGAGTCTGACAACGAAAGAACTGCAGCCTGGTGATAAGCTTGAAGCTGAGGAGCTAGTGGAGAAAGAATTGCCTGATGGCCAATATGAAGTGAGGATGACGTTTTTAGTGGCCACGATCAATGATCAGCCTCTTGAATCTCGTCCTTTTCAAATTACGAAGCCCTTTGCGATAGGGGAAGAAGTTGAATCAAATCCTGACACTGGTCCGGAACAGGAAGCTGCGAATGAGAATTCCTCCCAAGCCGGGGTAAGCCTTGATATGGTCGGTGAGGTTTTTCGTAATTTTACATTAACAGGTGAAAATGGACAGTATAAAGTAACGGGTGAAGCCAATGTTCGTGAGGGGAAGTTTTATTATAGCGTAGATGATGGACATAATGTGCTGGTCGAGAGCAAGGCCGTTGAAGTAGAAAAGGCAGCGCCGGATTGGTCTGAGTTTACGATTCAAATGGACATACCTAAAGATAAGCTTCCAGAACAAGGCGCACTCGTCATGACGATTTATCAATTGGATGAAAACGGTCAGCCTGTTAACCTAAACTATGTTCCTTTAGAAAATTTTGGATAAATGGATAAAGCAAAAGGCTGAGATGTTGGATTCAACGTCTCAGCCTTGCTTGTTTAAAAACCTTTTTCTGTAAGCAGCCCTTCTACTTTAGGTGTCAGAGCTTCCCAATCTGCATCAGGTAATTTATTTACTGTAATGAAGTTCTGAAAGCCAAATACATTATCGACACCCTCAAGTGCCATTAATTCATTCATTACATCATAATCACTGGTTTGTCCGGGCATCACAGATACACTGCCGTCCCCTTTAAAAATAAGAGAATCAGTTGTGAATTTGCGTGCATTCGGGTTCGGTGTTTCTTCAACTTTGATCGCCATAAAAAAGTCCCTCCCTTACTACTTGTCTCACTTATTTTAGCAGAAAAATCTCTTGCACAAAACTGACAGCATTATGTTTGCGTATATTATTAGGCTTTATGGTACAATGAGATCACTTTAAGGGAGGGGTTAAATGGAGACAAAATTGATAGACGTGCTTCAACCCATCAAGGACAATGATTTTACATTGCCTGAGGGGAAGAGCCTGCAAGAACTTACAACTTTGATGCTTCAAAGGATTGGCACTGTTCATCCTGTTCTTCGTGATGACTTGATCCATGAGATTATTACGGCCTTCATTGAACGTGGCCACTATAACAATGAACAGGTAAAGAATATTTTACAATCCGTTTTAAATAAAAATTACTTATTTTATCGAATCGGGAACTCGAAGAAGGAAGAAGACGCTGTCTTTAAAAGAAGTTTCTCTGTTCTGCTCATCCCGCCGATCATGAAGCGGCACCGTGAACACCCGTTTCTAAAGGAAGAAGAGGTACACAGGGTATGGGAAAATTTAAAAAAATATATGCAGCAGGAATCGGATCATAGGGGATATGTCCCTGGCAAGGGATGGGCCCATGCAATGGCCCACGCCGCAGATGCCCTTGATAGTGTGGCTGCCTGTGATGAAATTACCTCAGAGGAAGTCAAACAGATGCTTCCCATTATTCGAACACAATTTTTAATTGACCAGCCTTATTTATTTGATGAAGAGGAACGGATGGTTACGGCGATCTTAACGATGTTTAAAAAAATCGAGCGTCAGGAACGTCTGGAATGGGTGGAGACGCTGCTCTATATACGCGAGAGCTGGGATAATCCAAATGAGGATATTATCATTAATAACTGCAAACATTTATTACGTGCTCTTTATTTCAGAGTCCTTGAAGGGGACCACGATCAACTGCGTCATGTCGTAGAAAACCTGCTTCGTGAATTACGGAAGCAGGAGGCCTACTAAATACAAAAAAGGACCAAACCTGTAAAAAGGTCTGGTCCTTTTTGAATCGTTAACGCATGTTCTGGTGATCGTTGTCCAGCTGCTGTTCTAACTGCTGTAGCTGTTGTTTCTCCTGTTGAGAACATTGGCTATATGCAGATTGAATCGCTTGCTTGGCTGCTTGCATATCTTGCGCATTCGCAGTATGACCACCATTTTGGCGTCTGTTTTGTGTGAAACGGCTAACAGCTTGTTTGGCATTCTCAAATAAGGAATTTTCCATTTTTAAAAGCCTCCTACTGTGTGCTGGTCAGCTTCGATTTCCTTACGCTTAGCGTCAGTCAGCCTCTGGGGCTCCATTTGACTCTCATCAAACGGTTTAACTTCTACCCAGCGTTTTTCTTCATTTTGCTTTTTCTTATCCATGACAAGTCCCTCCTGTCACTAAAAAAAGCCTGAACGCTTTCTTTCGCGTCCAAGCTTAGTATGGCTTGATCCTCTATGACTACTCTAGGTAAAAATTAACTTACATTGCTTTCGTTCTCAACTGCAGGTAGTCACCTAAAAACTCTGCGATGCCATTGTTCTCATTCGTCCCCGCTACGTGATTGGCTCTGTTTTTCAGCTCATCAATCGCATTCCCCATCGCTACACCAACACCTGCATATTCAATCATTTCAAAGTCATTGTCTTCATCTCCAAATGCGATAATGCGATCTTGGGGAATATGAAAGTAATGAGAAATTTTTTCTAAACCAACTGCTTTGTTCATGCCGGCACGGACGATCTCAATAACATGCCATGGCGCTCCCCACTTCCTATGTTCAATAATGGAGGCATGCACATCCAGTTCGTCACGTAAGGCTTGAATTTTATCTTCTTCCGGATGAATAAGCAAGGAAGTCGGGTCTTCCGTTAGGTTGGCTTGCAAACGTCCAATGGTAATCGGGTTATCATCTGTCGTATGGAAAATTTCCATGATCTCTTCATCGTGCTGATCCAAATAGACGTCATCCATTACTTCGGCCAGAATGTTTTTTACACCAAGTTCGTGACAAGTATGAATAATCTTATGAGCAGTACGAACAGATAACGGTGAGTGCAAGGCATCCCATCGTTCATCTTTCGGGTGGTGAATTAAGGCACCGTTAAAGTTAACCATCGGAGTATTTAATCCCAGCTCATGATAAAAATCAATACTGGCCCGATGCGGTCGCCCTGTTGCGATGCATACGATATGTCCTTGTTCGATCGCGGTAAGGACCATCGCTTTCGTCTTTGGACTTATTGTTTTCTCATCTGTCAGTAACGTTCCATCTAAATCAAGTGCAATCAAGTGCTGTTTCGTCATT encodes the following:
- a CDS encoding DegV family protein, encoding MRIQILCDSASDLSEETLHNYNLDRVSLGVTIGDQEFQDGQTITPKEVYKLMKEGEAPKTSQVSPNLFRETFLKYVESHQPFIYYALSSELSGTYQTAKMIEQEIKEEYPDAQFEVIDTKAASLGYGLIAIRAAELAENGGSFDDIIEVSNYYIEHMEHIFTVDDLEYLYRGGRVSKTAAFVGSLLKIKPLLHVEDGKLIPLEKIRGSKKVLKRMVEVMQERGQQLEQQRIAISHGDNIETAEKLADLIKSECGATQVEIDMIGAVIGAHAGPGTIALFFLNAPPK
- a CDS encoding DUF2785 domain-containing protein, with amino-acid sequence METKLIDVLQPIKDNDFTLPEGKSLQELTTLMLQRIGTVHPVLRDDLIHEIITAFIERGHYNNEQVKNILQSVLNKNYLFYRIGNSKKEEDAVFKRSFSVLLIPPIMKRHREHPFLKEEEVHRVWENLKKYMQQESDHRGYVPGKGWAHAMAHAADALDSVAACDEITSEEVKQMLPIIRTQFLIDQPYLFDEEERMVTAILTMFKKIERQERLEWVETLLYIRESWDNPNEDIIINNCKHLLRALYFRVLEGDHDQLRHVVENLLRELRKQEAY
- a CDS encoding Cof-type HAD-IIB family hydrolase, which produces MTKQHLIALDLDGTLLTDEKTISPKTKAMVLTAIEQGHIVCIATGRPHRASIDFYHELGLNTPMVNFNGALIHHPKDERWDALHSPLSVRTAHKIIHTCHELGVKNILAEVMDDVYLDQHDEEIMEIFHTTDDNPITIGRLQANLTEDPTSLLIHPEEDKIQALRDELDVHASIIEHRKWGAPWHVIEIVRAGMNKAVGLEKISHYFHIPQDRIIAFGDEDNDFEMIEYAGVGVAMGNAIDELKNRANHVAGTNENNGIAEFLGDYLQLRTKAM
- a CDS encoding DUF3813 family protein — protein: MENSLFENAKQAVSRFTQNRRQNGGHTANAQDMQAAKQAIQSAYSQCSQQEKQQLQQLEQQLDNDHQNMR
- a CDS encoding BsuPI-related putative proteinase inhibitor, encoding MNKKDQPVGNEAPQYNVIPFIEQLAFDASVKADENQVNVQFSLTNEADEAVILGFSSSQLYEITIVNEAGETVYKYSEGQMFAQSLTTKELQPGDKLEAEELVEKELPDGQYEVRMTFLVATINDQPLESRPFQITKPFAIGEEVESNPDTGPEQEAANENSSQAGVSLDMVGEVFRNFTLTGENGQYKVTGEANVREGKFYYSVDDGHNVLVESKAVEVEKAAPDWSEFTIQMDIPKDKLPEQGALVMTIYQLDENGQPVNLNYVPLENFG
- a CDS encoding alpha-amylase family glycosyl hydrolase codes for the protein MRKLTTILMIIPFLLFGALTTDAAEKEERTWQGESVYHIMVDRFMNGSNSNDHNVDPKDPKAYHGGDLQGGIEKLDYIKKMGFTTISLSPIMANESGGFHGHWVEDFTSVEDHFGTLADAKRLVEEVHKRDMKILFEFIVNNTGQQHPWLDDPEKEDWFHEGASEGQQGWKSELPDLNTANPDVKQYLFETAEFWINETGVDGFRLDSAGEVSKDFWSDFSQHVKSIDQDFFLLGEVQSRDFQSIAEYQSTGIDAFVNLPFYHTASETFKQAGQPLDELYSVWERSKQVGDPKLMVNFLDYAGSERFTRKAVEAGHNPITRWKLGLTYLFTSPGIPSVLYGSEIPLDGAEPPANLGMMNFKVQNEELNHYLEKLNSIRKEFPAIAKGNFIELYNQDGLAVFKRTYKDETMVIAINNSTETRVANLTNLPEDMQMRGLMLDGLVRPSDQGVYKLGMERETADVFVIEPNDGLNWAFIGFAGGIFLLFVVGVIVVSVKNKRSNES
- a CDS encoding NifU N-terminal domain-containing protein, with translation MAIKVEETPNPNARKFTTDSLIFKGDGSVSVMPGQTSDYDVMNELMALEGVDNVFGFQNFITVNKLPDADWEALTPKVEGLLTEKGF
- a CDS encoding YitT family protein — translated: MFSFESRRIIIVIFGAVLNAISLNLFLIEANVYASGFTGVAQLMTSILQDFFNVSIVSTGLILFILNIPVAILGWFKVGKGFTVYSVISVAFTTLFLELIPVMQLSEDIILNAVFGGVIGGVGVGITLKWGASTGGLDIIAMILSRMKDRPIGIYFLIINSVIIAVAGFLYLPENALYTLLTLYVTTRVIDAVHTRHEKLTAMIITTQAADLEKAIHGKMVRGITTLPAKGAFTQQDKNMLVMVITRYELYDLQHIITEVDPQAFTNIVQTTGIFGFFRKDDK